The following nucleotide sequence is from Acidobacteriota bacterium.
TGATTGGGCGCAAACAGATAACACTCGAACTGAATGAAAAACTTGACGGAGAACGTGAATCTCCACTGGAGTTAACCCTTGCAGCCGCCCAAATTAAAGCTGATCGTTTTGAGTGGCTGCTCCAGAAAGCGGTTGAACTTGGGGTCAGCCGGGTGATTCCACTCATCACCACCCACACTGAGCAAAGCCTAATCAAACAGGATTCACCCAATCGGCGGACACGCTGGGCACGCATTGTGCTCGAAGCCACCAAGCAATGTGGTCGGCGGCGATTGATGGAGCTTACTGAACCACAATTATTTCAACAGGTTGTGGCCCATTTACCACAAAGTACAACCGGAGTGATGTTTATTGAACGGGCGGCGATTCCCTGGCACGAAATTCTGAAGCAAACTGAATTGACTCCCACTAAATGTTTGGCCTTCATCGGACCTGAAGGCGGCTGGAATCACGCTGAACTTGAATTGGCAACTGAAAAGGATTTGCTCCAGGTAACAC
It contains:
- a CDS encoding 16S rRNA (uracil(1498)-N(3))-methyltransferase; translation: MPVKHRFFASPEHVLGSTVALSEEESHHGVHVIRLRPGDEVSVFDGCGQEWTATVSMIGRKQITLELNEKLDGERESPLELTLAAAQIKADRFEWLLQKAVELGVSRVIPLITTHTEQSLIKQDSPNRRTRWARIVLEATKQCGRRRLMELTEPQLFQQVVAHLPQSTTGVMFIERAAIPWHEILKQTELTPTKCLAFIGPEGGWNHAELELATEKDLLQVTLGPRILRAETAGVVAATLLQNLWGDLA